The genomic segment TATTGAAGTTAATATTATTAATATAAATTTACAAGACAAACTAGTTAAAGAATTTGATATAAGAATAAATAAACTTAATTTATTAATTAGTATTCTAAAAAAACTTAATAATCAAATTAGTAAAAAAATTATTTCAAAAAGTAAAATCTTTTTAATGAAAGAACTATTTGATATTACATCTGGTCGTAGAATTACACAAAATGATATATACAATAATTCTGGTGATTTTCCAGCTGTAACATCTCAAACAAAGAATGAAGGCATAGCTTGGTATGGAGATAGAAAATGGCTTACAAGCATAGAAAAAAATTCAAAAAAAGTTTATGTTAGTGAGGAATGTTTAACCTGGACTAAAGATGGGGCTAAATGTGGAACTATATTTCATAGAGATTATGAGTTTTACCCGAATGACCATTGCGGAGTTTTAATTCCAAAGGTTGAGTTGAATTTGAAATGGGTAAGACAACAAATACAACCAATACTTTATAATCAGGTAATAGCAAAAGATGCTCAAGGTATGTTGTATGAAGAACAAATTGCTAATATAGAAGTTGATATTCCAGTTGATGATAATGGTGAGATTAATTTAGCAATTCAAAATAAAATATATTCAGAGTATCATAAATTGATACAAATAAAAAAGAATTTAGAAAATATTTTAGAAAAGTACTCTATATAATTCTTTATTATTAATGATTCATTCTATCGAAATAGTTTTAAAATAATCTGTAATTTTTATTGCTTCATAGAAGCTTTTTATCAACAAAATATTTCTATTTATATTGTAAATTTTGCAAATAAAGAAATGCAACAAGAAGCAGTTAATCAATTGTTTAATTTGAAAAATTAACGAGTAAATACAAGACAAAAAAAAGTGTTCAGATTTACAAGTACATATAATTCTGTGCCAACCGACTCAATTTTTAAATAATTTAGATAAATCTTTTATAAAAAATCAAACCCTATAATATAATAACTATAAAGGTATAAAAACCTTTGTACTTATACAAATGAGTCCTTTTATAGAGTACCATAAATATTACATAGAGTTACACATATCATAAAAAGCTACCAACAAAGATAAAAAGGGAAATAATATAATTTATCTTTTAAAAATTTTATAAAAATTTAACAACTAACAACATATTTAACTAAAAATCATTTTTTGTAAGTACTACATAATAGCGTCAAATTTAGATTTATTATAGAAATAACTTATTTTATATTAATTTGAAAAGAAAATTAACTATAATTCAAAACTTCAAACAAAAAGGAAAATATTTGGAAAAAATATTTTTATTGTTACTATTAATAGTATCATCAATATATGCTGAATCATTTAGTAAATCAAAAAAGATATTAAATGTTATATATAAAGATAATCAAACAACTTTTTATTGTGGTTGTAAATATGACCCATCAAATAAAAATAATATGATTGATAGAGATAGTTGTGGTTATGTTCCAAGAAATGAATTAACTAAAAAAGGTAAAATAAACGAAAGAACCAATAGAATAGAATGGGAACATATAATGCCAGCTGAAAACTTTGGAAGACATTTACCTTGTTGGCGTGAAGGTGGAAGAAAAGCTTGTAAAAAAGACCCTTTATTTAATAAAATGGAGGCTGATATGCATAATTTAGTTCCAGCAATTGGTGAATTAAATGCTGATAGAAGTAATTTAAGATATGGAGCTGATAAACCAAAAGTTGGAATGTATGGAGAATGTAAATTTGAAGTAGATTTTGATGCAAAAAGAGCTTATGTAAAAGATGAAATAAAAGGTGATATAGCAAGAACATATTTATATATGAGTAAAACATATAATATCAATTTATCAGACCAAGAAAAAAAATTAATGGAAGCTTGGGATAGACAAGACCCAATAAGTGAATGGGAAATTGAAAAAAATAAAAGAATTGAAAAGTATAAATGATACTATTCAATAAGGTAAAATTATAATATTTTTACCTTATTAAAATATTTTCTTAATGGCAATGATAAACACCAGTTTTATGGTCAGTATGACATCCAGAAGAATCTGTTCTACCAGAATGAGCAAATAAAGATGCTAAAATACCTAATCCTAAAATTACTAAAAATGTTTTTTTCATTTTAACTCCTTGTGTAAATTTTTTAATTGTATCATATAAATTAAAGAATGCATTAAATTATTATTGCATTTTATTTACAAATTGTTTCACAAGGAATTCCATCTTTATCCCTATCTAATCTTGTTAATCCACATTGTGTTAAATAAAACTTTGCTTCAGCACAACTTTTCATTTCTTTACAATATTTTTTTCCTTCGCATTTAAACCCTTGTTTCTTATCTTCTTGTTTAGTTTTTTTACTTTCAGCAGAGAATAAAGAAACTGAAACTATCATTATTATAAAAATCTTTTTCATAAATTAATTCCTTCACATTTTCTAAATTTTAACTAAATTTTAAAATTTATTTTTCACAAACTGGATTTTTAATATAAAAACCACATTCTTTGTTATCATTTATATAGTCATTATCAATTTTTAAATCACAAGATAAATCTTCATAAATCGCTTTATTATCTTTACATACAAGAACCACAGTAACTTCATTTTCATACTTTACTTTTAAATCATAATCTTTAAAATTTTCCATTAGTATAGAATCTTTTTTGATAAGAAATTCTATTACATCATCTACTGCGATATCTCTTCTTTCTATAGCATTATTCGCTCTTTTAGTAAGATTGTTTAGATTAGGTTTTAACTCAATTAAATCATCATTACTTTTTAAACTACAACCGCTTAAACTAATTAATAAAATGATCAATAAACTTTTTTTAAATGTTATTATTTTCATACTTCTAATCCTTATGCCCAATATTCTAATTTACCAGAAGATGTTCTGCCATTATCCAGATTCCAATCTGCAAAATAGTCTAAATTAGTAACATCATTACCAAATACTGCTTCATCTAAAACTTTCCAAGTTTGTTGAACTTGAGATACCACTTTATCAAATATATCATCATAGTGCATAGTCTGATTTCCAGGTACTTTTAAATTTTCAATAAATTCTTTTCTATTTACTTCTTCAAACTTAGGATATATTGCTCCAGAATTTAAACCTATTACATGTCTTGAGATAGTAGGAAAATTCTGAGTTTCTTCTATTGCTGATACCAATGAATGAAATCTCATATGCCATGTATCAAATTCAGGTTTGTTAATAGTATATTCATTAGCACTTAGAACTTCTAACATTTTACCCCAAACTAAAGAAATTGTTTTATTTAATTTATCAGTATCTCCATTATCACTACACTCTTTACCAAATAAAGATAATTGTTCAGTTTCAAAAATTTCTCCATAACCTGTAATTTTTTTATAAATATAAACATCTTGATGCATTTCACAATTTCTATGAGCTGATTCATTTCCTTCATAAGTACCTACTTTTAGCTCAACTACAGGATGAATAACAACATCTGTAACAATATGCCCAGCAAGACCACAGAGCCAAGCAAAAGCTTTTCTTTTATCCTCTTTATCTTTAATTGCTTTAACTTCTTCAATACCTTTTAAAATAAAAGATCTCGTTTTCATTTCTAAATGCATTAAATCTGCCCATTTTTTATGTTTTTTAGTCATTGCAAGATATGGATAATCTGGACTAACAGAACCCAACTCTGTAAAAGTTAAGTAATCTCCCAATGAAATAAGTGACTCTTTACTAAAACCTAATTTTTCTAATTCACTTTCATTAGATGCTTTATTTACAACAGTTAAATGTGCATACGCTCCTGCCATTATTTTCCCCTTTATTTTATATAGATTATTAAAATTATTCTTTAAATATTAAGCTATTTAGTTATTTTTGTTATCAATCTAGAATACCATTCCTTTATTTTACTTTTATTTTCATCTTTAGGATGCTCTAAAAAATCTTTGTTAAAAGTAAACTCTTCATAATTTTTTAGCCATCTTCCATTTTCATAAACAAAATTTCTTACTACTGATAAATAATTGAAGTATCAATTTTGGAATAATCATTATCCCAAATAATTAAAGTACTCAATCCATCTACAAATACATCTCGTTCTATTTCAATTAATATAAAGTTTTTATTATTATATTCAATGGAAACAGCTAAATATTTTCTTTGTGTTTTATCATCAGCTAATTTAGCTTTTCTCCATTTCCTTTTTTTATTAATTTCATTTTCTGGCTTTTGAGGAAGATAATTTTCAAGTTGGATGTTAAAACTAAATTCTTCATTTTCTTTTGAATATTCAAATAACATATTTTTAAAATCTGTTAAATTTAAATATTCTCTATCATCATTCTTAGGATTTTCATTTTCAATCAAGCCACCAGCAGTATTCTCATCACCATTTGATTCAGAATCTTTTGTACTTAAATCAATTTTTCTATCACTATTAAAATTTTCTTCTAACTGTGAAATATCTTCCTCATCAATATATTCTACAATTTTTATAATATCTTTAGATTTCAAATCTAATCTTTCCTCAAAGTCTTCAGATTCATTATTGATAGAAATAGGAGTAAAATCTTCTTTTGGTGTATTATTTGTAATCTTTTTAGATAATTTCTTTTTAGAAGCTTTTCTTTTTCTAACTATTCCTACTGGCTCATTTGTCTTATTTTTTCTTTCAATTTTAATGAATAAAGTTTCAAAATCATAAGTACTATCTTCATTTATAAATTTTAATACTAAAAATGAACCATCAGATAATATTTTAACTCTTGCATTTAAAGATATCTCCTCTATTATGGGAAAATCAACTTTGAGTTTCATCTCATTTGAATTATTTAAATAACCTTTTTCTTGTTTTATTAATTTTATTTCTTGTGCACTTGCTGTTAAATTTCTTCTAACTTGATGCCAAGAATTATTTGAATATTCATCTGTAGCATATCTATAGATATTTGAAGCATCATTTGTATTGGCATTTTGAGTTAATATAATTTCTTTAGAGTTTAAATTTATATGTGTTATATCTTTATATAAACCTTTTAATATAGAAGATTCTTCTCTTAATGATGCCGATAAAATTTGTTTTGTCATTGATGGTGTTGTAAAATAAAACCATCTAGCAACTTCATAATGAGGAATATATACATTCTTATTTGTATTTTCATCTTTTAAAATAAAATAATATTGCCCTTGAATATGATATTTAGCATTAAAGTTATCAATTTTTTTTGGAAAGTTTGGTAATACTAACTCTTGTCTCAATTCTGATATTTCAAATAACATTTTTGAGTCAACCTTTTCTAAATTTAATAGTAAATTAACTTTTGTACCAGCGAATGTATTAAGCTTCTTTTGATTATCAATAATTGAACCTATTGGAAAATTTGCCATATCTTTTAAATTTATATATACTAAGAAATATTCAGGATTCTCTTCTAACATTTCTTTTAGAATTAAAGCTAATTTAAAATTTGTTTCTTGTTGATAAATATTACCATATGAAAAAACCACAACTCTTTTATCTTTTGGAAAATAAGTTAATGAAAATTCTTCTAATTCTAAATCAGACATAACTATTCCTTAATATCAAAATAATTTTATACAAAAATTTTAAATCTCTTAAATTAAAAGATATTAAATATTTAAATTATATTTAAAATATTCTTCACATTAATAATATTTTAAAATTATAATAAATGATATTTACTTTAAGTTTAAATCTATAATTTTATTAAAAAGGTAGCCATAACCACCTAAAAATCATATTTATTTAATTTAAGTGTATTGCGAATACTATTAAGATTATCTTAAGTTAAAAGACATTTTACAAACAACATATTATCAATATATTTAAAATAAATAGATAAAAATTCATTTAGTTAAATTTTAAGAACTTATTTTTTAACAGTGTACTTTTAAATTCTCATTATATTCTGAATATTCGCAACTTTTATTGAAAATTACATTCCTCCTCCAAATATAGAAGATTTTGTACTTGAATGGTGTGGGTTTCTAAAAGCTCTTGTGGGACTAAAATCAACATCTTTTAAATCAAGTGCTTGAAGTTTTGCTTTTTCAAGTATCTCTTCAAGATTCATAGGAGCTAAGATATATTGCAATCTTTTTGCTATCATTGATTTTCCACAACCTGGACTTCCTTCCATCAAAAAATTATGATTTCCAGCAGCACAAATAAGTGCTGCATATTTCGCCATATCTTGACCTATTACATCCTTAAAATCTTCATCATACTTTTTATTATAAAAATATTGTTCATTTTTTAGATTTAAAACTTCATACTTAATTTGCTCTTTTTCATGCAAATAATTATCTTTATCTTTACTTTTTATAAACTCTATCGCATTATTTAATGTATTTACAACATAAATATCAATATTTGGGATATTTCCTAATTTCTTAGCACTTTCCAAAGAGGTTACAACTCTTTTTAACTCTCCTTTTTTTGCCAAAGATAAAACTATTGCAAAAATATGACTTGTATCTTTTATTGTTCCATCAAGAGCCAATTCACCAAAAAAGAAAAAATCATCAAATCCTATTTTACTCTCATCAAATAAAGCAACTTGTAGCGCAATTGGTAAATCAAAGTGTGAACCTTTTTTATTTAATTCACTAGGTGATAGATTTATTGTTATTTTTAGTGGTGGAAATTTAAAATTATTTAAAAGTAGTGCTGACTTTACTCTATCTTTTGATTCATTGATACTAGTACTAACCATCCCAACTATTGTAAAACTTGGCATTCCTTTTGTGAATGTTGCTTCAACATCAATAATTGTGGCTTCAATACTATCAAGTGTGGCAGATTTTATTACTTTCATACTCGCTCTTTATCTTTTTTTAAAATAGTACAATAATTTATAATATTATTGCAAAAAACTAAAATAATTATGATAAAATTTAAACCATGTCTTAATTCGGGGGAGAAATAGATGTCTACAAGCAAAAAATTATTTTTAACTATGTTTTTTAATGTTATCAGTTTAATCTTTATAATTTTAGTATCATTTTTTATTGCTAAAAAAAATATTGAAATTTTAATCAATAAAGATTTAGAAAGCTTAGGTTTATCAGTATTTAACTTAAGCTCTTTTTATGCAAAAAGCAATCCTAAGGGATACGAAGAAAAAGAGTTTAAAGATGCAATAAAAGATATTAAAATTGGAAAAAGTGGTTATATATATTTTGTTGATGAATCTGGAAACATAATAATTCATCCAACAATAGAGGGTAAGAATCTTGCTTCTTTAGATTTTATACAAAAGATTATCTCAAGCAATGATAAAAGTGGAATAATTGAATACTACACCGATGTAACAGATCAAGATAAAATAATATACTATAAATATATTCCTGAATGGAAAATGTGGGTTGTTCCAGGAATAAATAAAGAAGATTATGTAAAAGATATATATGTTGAATTCTTCTACAAAATTGTTCTTCTAGGAGTATTAATAATTATTTTACAACTAATCATTTTTTACCTAATTACAAAAGGAATAACAAAGAGAATAAAAGAGTTTTCTTCTCATTTTAGTGAATTTTTAAGTTTCATTACATATAAACAAAATAGAATTGAAAAGAAAAAACTTGAAGGTAATTGTGAATTTTCAGTAATGACAAAAGATATAAATAATGCAATTGATGAGTTTGATGATAAATTCAAACATGATATGAGAGTAATAGGAGAGAGTGTTTTAACTTTTGATAAACTTAAAAAAGGTATTTTCAAATGTAGAGTAAACTCAAATAGCTCAAATCCTATGATAAATACTTTAAAAAACACAATAAATGATGCATTAGATGATTTAGAAAATTATATGAGAGAGATAGAAAAAACTCTTACATCTTACACTAGCAATGACTATAAAGGTAGAATTGATATTAATAATAAAATTGCAAATCCATCAAGACTTTTAAAAGTTATTCAAAGTGTAAACTCTTTGGGTGATACTTTGGCAAGTCAAGCAAAAAATAGTTTGGAAAATGGTAGTTCTTTGGAGACTAATTCTAAAACTTTGAAAAGCTCTATTGAAAATCTTACTTCAAAAATTACAAAACAGATTGAAAGTCTTGAAGAGACAACTTTGGCTGTAGAAAAAATATCTGAAATAACAAATAACAACTCAAAAAACACTACTTCTATGTCAAATTTAGCAGAAATAGTAAAACAAGCTGTTGAAGATGGTTATAAACTATCAAACAAAACAACTCAATCTATGGATGATATAAATGAAAAAGTTATAGCTATAAATGAAGCTATAACTATAATAGACCAAATAGCATTTCAGACAAATATTCTTAGCCTAAATGCAGCTGTAGAAGCTGCAACCGCTGGTGAGGCAGGAAAAGGATTTGCTGTTGTTGCAGGAGAGGTTAGAAACCTTGCAAACAAAAGTGCAGAAGCAGCAAATGATATAAAAAAGCTTGTAGAAATAGCAAATCAAAAAGCCCATGAAGGGAAAAATATATCAAATGAGATGCAAAATGGATACAAAGATCTTCATACACATATTACTCAAACTTTACAAATTATCAAAAATGTAAGCGATGCAGCAAATGAGCAGATGGTTGGAATAAATCAAGTAAGCCAAACAATAGTAAGCTTAGATCAAATCTCAAAAGATAATCAAAAAGAGACGAATTTAATAAATGATATTTCAAATGTAGTATCATCTATGGCTATAGAAGTTTTAGAAGATGCAAAAAATAAAAAGTTTTAAAATATAAAAATATAGGGACATTTATATATGAATGAAAAAGAGACAATTTTAGATGATTATGCTTTTTTGGTTAGTGAAACCGATGAAAAAGGTATTATAAGATTTGCAAATAGAGATTTCTGTAATATAGCTGAATACTCCTTGGAAGAATTAATAGGAAACCCTCATAATGTTGTAAGACATAAAGATATGCCAAAAATTGCTTTTAAAGATTTGTGGGAAACTGTTAAAAAAGGTGAGATTTGGACGGGATATGTAAAAAATGCAACAAAAAATGGTGGATATTACTGGGTTTTTGCAACTGTTTATCCTTTTTCATCTTGTGATGGAACAAATGGATACTTATCTTGTAGAAGAAAAGCATCAAAAGATGAGATTGAAAAAATATCAAAACTATATGAAGTTTGGATAAATGAAGAGAAAAAATAAAAAATTAATTCTCTTAAACTTTTGTTGATTAAAAAATTAACGCTATAATGCAACAAAAATTTAGGAATATCTATGTCTGAACTTATTAATTGTCCAACTTGTAATAATAAAATTTTATCAAGAATGGGTACAATTTGCCCAAATTGTAATTATACAGTTGGTTATTTTAATGGAGAGAAAAGAAGAAAAGGGTATGGAAGACTTTTTGCTCTTACTATGTTTTCACCATTTTTATCATTTTTTACACTTGTTTTTGCTCAAATTAATTTTTATAGTTTTATTTTAGCAATTCTTTTATCAATCTTTTTGGCAATTAAATCTTGTCCTATAAATTTCAAGGCTGTTTTTGCTACAAATTTTGAAAGACTGTTTTTTTGGAATATTTGGATTTTTTCAAATATTTTTTTAACTGTAATTATTTTTAATATTATCTCAAAAAGTATATAAGAAGAAATCTATTTTTTGGATTTCTTCTTATTTTTCCACTCTTTTTCAAACTTTTGTCGTTTTGTAAAAGATAGATTCTCTATAAAAACATGTCCATCTAAATGCTCCATTTCATGTTGCCAAGCAACAGCTAAAAAATCTTCACATTCCATAGTTTGTTTTTCTCCGAATCTATTAAAATACTCTACAACAATATGTTTTGCTCTTGTAATATCTTCATAAAAACCTGGTAAACTAAGACATCCTTCTTGATATACTAGTTCTCCATCTTTGTGAGTAATTTTTGGATTTATTGCTTCTATTAGATCTTTTTTATCTTGAATATCATCTTCATTTACAGCATTTATAATTAAAACATTTAGTGGCACTGCTATTTGAATGGCTGCTAGACCTACTCCAGAAGCCTCTATCATAGTTTCATACATATCATCCAAAAGAGTGTGAAGTTCGCTATTAAACTCCTCAACATCTTTTGATTTTGTTCGAAGTAATTTGTTTGGATATGTAATAATCTCTCTAACCATGGTTCTTCTTATTTATGTTTTTCAATAACTTCATCTATAAGACCATATTTGCAAGCTTCAGCTGCACTCATAAAGTTATCTCTATCAGTATCTTTTTCAATAGTTTTTGCATCTTGTCCAGTTTGAGATGCCAAAATACTATTTAAAGTATCTTTTAATCTTTGAATCTCTTTTGCTTGAATTTGAATATCTGTTGCTTGACCTCTAGCACCGCCTAAAGGTTGATGAATCATAATTCTAGAGTTTGGAAGAGAATATCTCTTACCTTTTGTACCTGAACTAAGTAAAAAAGCACCCATTGATGCAGCTTGACCAATACAAATAGTACAAACATCTGGTTTTATATAGTTCATAGTATCAAAAATTGACATCCCTGAAGTTACAACTCCACCTGGAGAGTTTATATACAAATAGATATCTTTTTCAGGATCTTCAGCTTCTAAAAATAGAAGTTGAGCCACCACAGTTGAAGCAACTGCATCGTTGATTTCACCACTTAACATGATAATTCTATCTTTTAAAAGTCTTGAATAAATATCGTAACTTCTCTCTCCTCGACCTGTTTTTTCAACTACATATGGTATATAACTCATTTTCTATCCTAAAATTATTTTTCTAATTTCTCATCAAATAGTTTAGAGATAACTTTCTCTTCAATAATTGACATTTTAATTGCAGGTAAATATCCAGCTTCTTGGTATTGCTTAATAACATTTTGCGGATTTTGACCCATTTGAAGTGCTTCAAAATATAAAAGTTGAGTAACTTCTTGATCATTAACTTCAATACTCTCAGCTTTTGCTAAAGCATCAATAATAAATGTAGCTTTTACAGAGTTTGTAGCATCTGCTTTTAACTCTTCTTTAATCTCTTCTACTTTAGAAGGATTCTCTTTTAATTCATTTATTTCAGCTTCGCTCATAGATCTTATTTTACCATTTAGTGCAAAATTAATCTCTTGTTCAACTACAGTTTTTGGTAAAGCAAAATTGATTTTTTCAACTAATGTATCCAAAAATGTTGGTTTTAGTTCTTCTCTATAATAAGTTGCTTTTTCATTTGCTACCATTTGTTCTTTTATTTTTTCTCTTAAAGTATCAATAGTTGCATCTTTTTCATTTGGAAGCATTTGTTTTGCAAATTCATCATTTAATTCACCAGCTTTTCTCTCTTGAATTTCATGTAAAGTTACTTTAAATAC from the Aliarcobacter cryaerophilus ATCC 43158 genome contains:
- a CDS encoding restriction endonuclease subunit S; its protein translation is MKTLLSEIAYTVRGEVISEENIYYNYNKNGIPVYSSNTKNQGLIGTVNMSFYNDSNAKGEAGEITWTTDGNAGNFILRHEPFLFTNVCGKIIIKKKYQKIISPQWLALYLNLESKKYVTSKGGNSKLMKEQVDNIEVNIININLQDKLVKEFDIRINKLNLLISILKKLNNQISKKIISKSKIFLMKELFDITSGRRITQNDIYNNSGDFPAVTSQTKNEGIAWYGDRKWLTSIEKNSKKVYVSEECLTWTKDGAKCGTIFHRDYEFYPNDHCGVLIPKVELNLKWVRQQIQPILYNQVIAKDAQGMLYEEQIANIEVDIPVDDNGEINLAIQNKIYSEYHKLIQIKKNLENILEKYSI
- a CDS encoding endonuclease, translated to MEKIFLLLLLIVSSIYAESFSKSKKILNVIYKDNQTTFYCGCKYDPSNKNNMIDRDSCGYVPRNELTKKGKINERTNRIEWEHIMPAENFGRHLPCWREGGRKACKKDPLFNKMEADMHNLVPAIGELNADRSNLRYGADKPKVGMYGECKFEVDFDAKRAYVKDEIKGDIARTYLYMSKTYNINLSDQEKKLMEAWDRQDPISEWEIEKNKRIEKYK
- a CDS encoding YHYH domain-containing protein, producing MKKTFLVILGLGILASLFAHSGRTDSSGCHTDHKTGVYHCH
- a CDS encoding excalibur calcium-binding domain-containing protein, which encodes MKKIFIIMIVSVSLFSAESKKTKQEDKKQGFKCEGKKYCKEMKSCAEAKFYLTQCGLTRLDRDKDGIPCETICK
- a CDS encoding zinc dependent phospholipase C family protein, with amino-acid sequence MAGAYAHLTVVNKASNESELEKLGFSKESLISLGDYLTFTELGSVSPDYPYLAMTKKHKKWADLMHLEMKTRSFILKGIEEVKAIKDKEDKRKAFAWLCGLAGHIVTDVVIHPVVELKVGTYEGNESAHRNCEMHQDVYIYKKITGYGEIFETEQLSLFGKECSDNGDTDKLNKTISLVWGKMLEVLSANEYTINKPEFDTWHMRFHSLVSAIEETQNFPTISRHVIGLNSGAIYPKFEEVNRKEFIENLKVPGNQTMHYDDIFDKVVSQVQQTWKVLDEAVFGNDVTNLDYFADWNLDNGRTSSGKLEYWA
- a CDS encoding magnesium chelatase domain-containing protein; amino-acid sequence: MKVIKSATLDSIEATIIDVEATFTKGMPSFTIVGMVSTSINESKDRVKSALLLNNFKFPPLKITINLSPSELNKKGSHFDLPIALQVALFDESKIGFDDFFFFGELALDGTIKDTSHIFAIVLSLAKKGELKRVVTSLESAKKLGNIPNIDIYVVNTLNNAIEFIKSKDKDNYLHEKEQIKYEVLNLKNEQYFYNKKYDEDFKDVIGQDMAKYAALICAAGNHNFLMEGSPGCGKSMIAKRLQYILAPMNLEEILEKAKLQALDLKDVDFSPTRAFRNPHHSSTKSSIFGGGM
- a CDS encoding methyl-accepting chemotaxis protein, with product MSTSKKLFLTMFFNVISLIFIILVSFFIAKKNIEILINKDLESLGLSVFNLSSFYAKSNPKGYEEKEFKDAIKDIKIGKSGYIYFVDESGNIIIHPTIEGKNLASLDFIQKIISSNDKSGIIEYYTDVTDQDKIIYYKYIPEWKMWVVPGINKEDYVKDIYVEFFYKIVLLGVLIIILQLIIFYLITKGITKRIKEFSSHFSEFLSFITYKQNRIEKKKLEGNCEFSVMTKDINNAIDEFDDKFKHDMRVIGESVLTFDKLKKGIFKCRVNSNSSNPMINTLKNTINDALDDLENYMREIEKTLTSYTSNDYKGRIDINNKIANPSRLLKVIQSVNSLGDTLASQAKNSLENGSSLETNSKTLKSSIENLTSKITKQIESLEETTLAVEKISEITNNNSKNTTSMSNLAEIVKQAVEDGYKLSNKTTQSMDDINEKVIAINEAITIIDQIAFQTNILSLNAAVEAATAGEAGKGFAVVAGEVRNLANKSAEAANDIKKLVEIANQKAHEGKNISNEMQNGYKDLHTHITQTLQIIKNVSDAANEQMVGINQVSQTIVSLDQISKDNQKETNLINDISNVVSSMAIEVLEDAKNKKF
- a CDS encoding PAS domain-containing protein → MNEKETILDDYAFLVSETDEKGIIRFANRDFCNIAEYSLEELIGNPHNVVRHKDMPKIAFKDLWETVKKGEIWTGYVKNATKNGGYYWVFATVYPFSSCDGTNGYLSCRRKASKDEIEKISKLYEVWINEEKK
- the def gene encoding peptide deformylase, giving the protein MVREIITYPNKLLRTKSKDVEEFNSELHTLLDDMYETMIEASGVGLAAIQIAVPLNVLIINAVNEDDIQDKKDLIEAINPKITHKDGELVYQEGCLSLPGFYEDITRAKHIVVEYFNRFGEKQTMECEDFLAVAWQHEMEHLDGHVFIENLSFTKRQKFEKEWKNKKKSKK
- the clpP gene encoding ATP-dependent Clp endopeptidase proteolytic subunit ClpP, yielding MSYIPYVVEKTGRGERSYDIYSRLLKDRIIMLSGEINDAVASTVVAQLLFLEAEDPEKDIYLYINSPGGVVTSGMSIFDTMNYIKPDVCTICIGQAASMGAFLLSSGTKGKRYSLPNSRIMIHQPLGGARGQATDIQIQAKEIQRLKDTLNSILASQTGQDAKTIEKDTDRDNFMSAAEACKYGLIDEVIEKHK